One segment of Rhizobium jaguaris DNA contains the following:
- the trbG gene encoding P-type conjugative transfer protein TrbG, with protein sequence MRRIGSIAAAGCLAGLIFASGAQAQTQNMTTNEVKATNISRKWRGAPGLVTAGPDGKVTFLFGETQPSVVCSPLQVCDIELQGGEIVRDVLVGDTVRWKVEPATSGAIGGQAIHLIVKPSEAGLVTSMVVTTSRRTYHIQLKSHPSQYMARVGFEYPEDVSTKLADVNSQVETGGIPGTAADKLNFSYSVSGSAPWKPKRVYSDGVKTYIQFSKSISSQDAPVLFVISGGQNRVVNYRMKNDMMIVDYAVDKAILVSGVGWSQQKITIRRGG encoded by the coding sequence ATGCGCAGAATAGGATCAATCGCAGCCGCCGGCTGCCTGGCGGGACTCATCTTTGCAAGCGGCGCGCAGGCGCAGACGCAGAACATGACGACGAATGAGGTGAAGGCCACGAACATTTCCAGGAAATGGCGCGGCGCGCCCGGACTGGTGACGGCCGGCCCCGATGGCAAGGTCACCTTTCTCTTCGGCGAAACCCAGCCATCCGTCGTCTGCTCGCCCTTGCAGGTCTGTGATATCGAACTCCAGGGCGGCGAGATCGTCCGCGATGTTCTCGTTGGCGACACTGTCCGCTGGAAGGTGGAGCCCGCGACCTCCGGCGCCATCGGCGGTCAAGCGATCCATCTGATCGTCAAGCCATCGGAAGCAGGTCTCGTCACCTCGATGGTGGTCACGACGTCGCGGCGCACCTATCACATCCAGCTCAAGTCTCACCCGAGCCAATACATGGCACGCGTCGGCTTCGAATACCCTGAGGATGTCTCGACCAAGCTCGCCGATGTCAATTCACAGGTTGAGACCGGCGGCATCCCGGGCACGGCGGCCGACAAGCTGAACTTCTCTTACTCGGTGAGCGGGAGCGCACCCTGGAAGCCGAAACGGGTCTATTCGGATGGCGTGAAAACCTACATTCAGTTCTCGAAGTCGATTTCCAGCCAGGATGCACCGGTGCTGTTCGTTATCAGCGGCGGCCAGAACCGCGTAGTCAATTACCGGATGAAGAACGACATGATGATCGTCGACTATGCAGTCGACAAGGCAATCCTCGTCTCCGGCGTCGGCTGGAGCCAGCAGAAGATCACCATTCGGCGGGGAGGCTGA
- the trbI gene encoding IncP-type conjugal transfer protein TrbI, producing the protein MVQSLQLGASKQADDQKGMRRLNRLPIITAIVLIALFLGVVVSGLSWRGLPFNWSNDIDSTLNTPATNFGDQLKRGITDGIIGEPDEREAFQPTPTVEQKIEKQSPVVDHLSAATEERRSNLESEEEWKARLKREQDEQYIREAQRQRMARVLARTTALDSPLKVNISDVEKTANNSTDASRQNITTTANNPSELYSAAMKSGLIGQNVDPNAQSSKEDFFNQDFKDLGYLPNKVVPQMSQYELKRGSVIPATLITGLNSDLPGRITAQVSQNVYDSATGYRLLIPQGAKLFGRYDSKVSFGQERVLIVWTDLIFPNGSTLQIGGMAGIDAEGFGGFKGKVDRHLWRTWSSAALVALIGTGIDISMPESTTLATQDTASDTARRNFAESFGRVAEQTISKNLNVQPTIRIGPGYKFNVLVDQDIVFSSAYRSR; encoded by the coding sequence ATGGTCCAATCGCTCCAACTGGGCGCGTCAAAGCAAGCCGACGATCAGAAAGGCATGCGCCGCCTCAATCGGCTGCCAATTATCACTGCCATCGTCCTCATCGCGCTGTTCCTCGGCGTGGTTGTAAGCGGCCTATCGTGGCGAGGACTTCCCTTCAACTGGAGCAACGATATCGACAGCACCTTGAATACACCGGCGACGAACTTCGGCGATCAGCTTAAGCGCGGCATCACCGATGGCATCATTGGCGAGCCGGACGAGCGCGAGGCTTTCCAGCCAACGCCAACCGTCGAGCAAAAGATCGAGAAGCAGTCCCCGGTTGTCGACCACCTATCTGCGGCGACAGAGGAGCGGCGTTCCAATCTCGAATCGGAAGAGGAATGGAAAGCCCGCCTGAAGCGAGAGCAGGATGAACAATATATTCGCGAAGCCCAGCGCCAGCGAATGGCCCGCGTGCTGGCGCGGACAACCGCGCTGGACTCCCCGCTGAAGGTAAACATTTCCGATGTCGAGAAGACCGCGAATAATTCCACAGACGCAAGCCGACAGAACATAACGACAACAGCTAATAATCCCTCGGAGCTCTACTCAGCCGCAATGAAATCCGGGCTCATTGGTCAGAACGTCGACCCTAATGCACAGAGTTCGAAGGAGGACTTCTTCAATCAGGATTTCAAGGATCTCGGCTATTTGCCGAACAAGGTCGTGCCCCAAATGTCGCAGTATGAGCTGAAGCGCGGCTCGGTCATTCCAGCCACGTTGATCACAGGCCTCAACTCAGACCTTCCGGGCCGGATCACCGCGCAGGTCAGCCAGAATGTCTATGATAGCGCCACCGGCTACCGGCTCCTGATCCCGCAGGGGGCCAAGTTGTTCGGCCGCTATGATTCCAAGGTTTCTTTCGGCCAGGAAAGGGTTCTCATCGTCTGGACCGACCTGATTTTTCCGAATGGCTCGACTCTGCAGATCGGCGGCATGGCTGGAATAGATGCCGAAGGCTTTGGGGGTTTCAAGGGTAAGGTCGATCGGCATCTCTGGCGCACGTGGAGTTCGGCAGCGCTCGTAGCGCTAATCGGAACCGGCATCGACATATCGATGCCTGAAAGCACGACGCTTGCCACCCAGGACACCGCGTCCGATACCGCTAGACGAAATTTCGCGGAAAGCTTCGGTCGCGTCGCGGAGCAAACGATCTCGAAGAACCTGAATGTTCAGCCGACAATCCGGATCGGGCCGGGATACAAGTTCAATGTCTTGGTCGATCAGGATATCGTCTTCTCCTCCGCGTACCGCAGTCGCTGA
- the trbL gene encoding P-type conjugative transfer protein TrbL, with product MIAISFWRLWTAMLLATFCMLAAQPALAQEGSVLTSLQSQITTAAKGWETTVMDAAKSLFWILATIEIGIAAVWLALQAASLDSWFAELVRRIMFVGFFAFVLAQGPTFAKAVVDSLFQIGAGGGTASPADVFNAGLAVATKMSEKIQFGLFEDNALAISAAFAMVVVVISFSLVAAIFVSVMVEMYIGLLAGMIMLGLGGSSYTKDFALRYLIYAFSVGMKLMALVMISRIGSEVLIGLANEPDIGDQFQTALAIAGIAVVVFIIAIYVPNIIQGVVQGASVSGGMEAIKHGSQAASFATGAGFLAAGAASAGFAAAQSSRAAGASVSGAMLRGLGAGMWSAGNAAGAAAKEKAIGSPGAYAGSILGLANAKLDQGRNGHSGPIPPPERKD from the coding sequence ATGATAGCGATATCGTTTTGGCGGCTCTGGACCGCGATGCTCCTTGCCACCTTCTGCATGCTGGCAGCTCAGCCAGCGCTCGCCCAAGAAGGTTCAGTGCTGACCTCATTACAGAGCCAGATTACCACGGCCGCAAAGGGGTGGGAAACCACTGTCATGGACGCCGCGAAATCCCTATTCTGGATCCTCGCGACGATCGAGATTGGCATCGCGGCCGTCTGGCTCGCGCTGCAAGCCGCGTCGCTCGACAGCTGGTTTGCCGAGCTTGTCAGGCGAATAATGTTCGTCGGTTTTTTCGCCTTCGTTTTGGCACAAGGGCCGACCTTCGCGAAGGCGGTGGTCGACAGCCTGTTTCAGATCGGCGCCGGAGGCGGCACGGCTTCCCCAGCGGACGTCTTCAATGCCGGCCTTGCTGTCGCTACGAAGATGTCGGAAAAGATACAGTTCGGTCTTTTCGAGGACAATGCTCTGGCGATCTCGGCCGCTTTTGCCATGGTCGTTGTCGTTATCTCGTTCTCACTCGTTGCGGCGATTTTCGTTTCCGTGATGGTCGAGATGTATATCGGCCTGCTTGCTGGCATGATCATGCTCGGTCTAGGTGGTTCGTCCTATACTAAGGACTTCGCACTCCGATATCTGATCTATGCCTTTTCGGTCGGAATGAAGCTCATGGCGCTTGTCATGATCTCGCGTATCGGGTCCGAGGTGCTGATCGGACTGGCGAACGAACCTGATATTGGCGACCAGTTCCAGACCGCGCTCGCGATCGCCGGCATTGCCGTCGTCGTCTTCATCATCGCGATCTACGTTCCGAACATCATCCAGGGCGTCGTGCAGGGTGCGTCCGTCTCGGGTGGGATGGAGGCGATCAAACACGGTAGTCAGGCCGCATCCTTTGCCACAGGTGCGGGTTTTCTTGCGGCTGGTGCTGCCAGCGCGGGATTCGCGGCCGCTCAAAGCTCACGTGCCGCAGGGGCATCCGTTTCAGGTGCGATGCTTCGAGGTCTTGGCGCAGGCATGTGGTCTGCTGGGAACGCCGCAGGCGCTGCGGCCAAGGAAAAGGCGATCGGTTCTCCCGGAGCCTATGCCGGATCGATCCTCGGCCTCGCCAACGCCAAGCTGGACCAGGGTCGCAACGGTCACAGCGGGCCAATACCACCTCCCGAACGCAAAGACTAA
- a CDS encoding autoinducer binding domain-containing protein, producing MDPALSALIDMVEASYDERMIKRGLKGFVHSCGFEFFAYLQTEGLEARVLSSYPEKWQKIYLRNQYSRVDPVVTEAKRRMEMFSWTIDDWPSRGTSEFKRFRDEAVEHGIRSGVTVPVQGSFGSTIMLTFASSGNKSDISKCQKQLSPLQAVLAIHYRLKIIAASTIVAPSRLLSPREAMCLTWAAKGKKAWEIAVLMGITPRTVQHYFDSARKKLNAATIPQLVAIAKDRGLV from the coding sequence GTGGATCCAGCCTTAAGCGCTCTCATCGACATGGTTGAAGCCTCATATGATGAACGGATGATAAAACGCGGGCTCAAAGGTTTCGTTCATTCGTGTGGATTTGAATTCTTTGCGTACCTGCAAACGGAAGGCCTCGAAGCCCGCGTACTCAGTTCTTATCCCGAGAAATGGCAGAAAATTTACCTACGCAACCAATATTCTCGGGTTGATCCGGTAGTTACGGAAGCCAAACGCCGGATGGAGATGTTTTCCTGGACGATCGATGACTGGCCGTCTCGTGGAACCTCTGAGTTCAAGCGTTTTCGGGATGAAGCGGTAGAACATGGTATTCGCAGTGGTGTGACAGTTCCCGTTCAGGGCAGTTTCGGCTCAACCATTATGCTGACATTTGCTTCCTCGGGGAACAAATCTGATATTTCAAAATGTCAGAAGCAACTAAGCCCGCTGCAGGCGGTCTTGGCAATTCACTATCGCCTGAAGATCATAGCTGCGTCGACGATCGTCGCACCTAGCCGGCTCCTTTCACCAAGGGAGGCCATGTGTCTTACGTGGGCGGCAAAGGGCAAGAAAGCGTGGGAGATTGCTGTTTTAATGGGAATTACCCCAAGAACAGTGCAGCACTATTTCGATAGCGCACGCAAGAAGCTGAATGCCGCGACGATCCCGCAACTCGTGGCAATCGCGAAGGACCGCGGTTTGGTCTAA
- the trbH gene encoding conjugal transfer protein TrbH → MWKRLVVFIAVAFLTGCQTAEDRLAPNSNAAPVSGPAASAIASDMASRLAEQIGRANSTTIKMEKDTSDFAMALQAALKDVGYTVLTDGKVGKDVNPVELAYSIHSAGGQVLARLSTPSIALGRAYTATAAGVTPASPLSIMQRN, encoded by the coding sequence ATGTGGAAGCGTCTCGTCGTTTTCATAGCCGTCGCCTTTCTCACAGGATGCCAAACGGCCGAGGATAGGTTGGCCCCCAACTCAAACGCCGCACCGGTCTCCGGGCCTGCCGCAAGTGCCATCGCCAGCGATATGGCAAGCCGGCTCGCCGAGCAGATCGGCCGCGCAAACTCGACGACAATCAAGATGGAAAAAGATACGTCGGATTTTGCGATGGCCCTCCAGGCAGCACTAAAGGACGTTGGCTACACCGTCCTCACCGACGGCAAAGTTGGAAAGGACGTGAACCCGGTCGAGCTCGCTTACTCAATCCATAGCGCTGGCGGTCAGGTGCTCGCGCGGCTGTCAACGCCGTCCATCGCCCTTGGTCGTGCATACACAGCAACGGCAGCCGGCGTGACGCCGGCAAGCCCGCTTTCCATCATGCAGCGTAATTGA
- a CDS encoding conjugal transfer protein TrbF, whose product MAANRAPENPYLAARQEWSERYGSYVQAAAAWRIVGILGLTMAVIGFGYSIYLSTQVKLVPYIVQVDKLGTSVTSGFPEQIEYADVRVVRATLGNFVTSFRSITPDALVQKQYIDRTYALLRTSDPSTQKINDWFRTNSPFEKAKSSTVAIEVNNIVALSNQTYQIDWTEYERDRKGKEMGTRRFRGIATVTLTAPQDEATIRLNPIGLYVRDFDWTAQL is encoded by the coding sequence ATGGCAGCGAACCGCGCCCCCGAAAACCCGTATCTTGCCGCGCGCCAGGAATGGAGCGAGCGGTACGGCTCCTATGTGCAGGCCGCCGCCGCATGGCGCATCGTCGGCATCCTCGGTTTAACCATGGCGGTGATCGGCTTCGGGTACTCGATCTATTTGAGCACTCAGGTGAAACTGGTGCCCTATATCGTCCAGGTCGACAAGCTCGGCACGTCGGTCACATCAGGGTTTCCCGAGCAGATCGAATATGCGGATGTGCGGGTGGTGCGGGCCACTCTCGGCAACTTCGTAACCAGCTTCCGCAGCATTACGCCTGATGCATTGGTGCAGAAGCAATACATCGATCGAACTTATGCGCTTCTAAGAACATCCGATCCCTCGACCCAGAAGATCAACGACTGGTTCCGAACCAATTCGCCGTTCGAGAAGGCCAAGTCGTCCACGGTCGCCATCGAGGTCAACAACATCGTGGCGCTTTCAAACCAGACTTATCAGATCGACTGGACCGAATACGAGCGGGACCGGAAAGGTAAGGAGATGGGCACGCGCCGATTTCGCGGAATCGCAACGGTGACGCTCACCGCGCCGCAGGACGAGGCGACTATTCGTCTCAATCCTATCGGTCTTTATGTCCGGGATTTCGACTGGACGGCACAGCTTTAA